The Rhinolophus ferrumequinum isolate MPI-CBG mRhiFer1 chromosome 4, mRhiFer1_v1.p, whole genome shotgun sequence genome has a window encoding:
- the KBTBD11 gene encoding kelch repeat and BTB domain-containing protein 11, translated as MENPVAPCVLYPGDDCGRSPEPGGAFAQGACGQAGARGGAPEAPGEGGLQPPDAAGGEGAASPAQTPCSLSASLCFSSGDDSPPQSRASSVEGAAASPPSCRNGQRVVEKQWEVGSAGAASPEEPAFPEEPASPEEPVLPEESGDSAPLPPGVGPAHGEPDLVIEVSGRRLRAHKAVLAARSDYFRARASRDVLRVTGVGWAALRLLLAYAYSGRMAGVRPDNVAEVVAGARRLQLPCAAQRATDAVAPQLSLANCLEVLSAAKRQRLAELRDAAYRFMSDHYLEVLREPAVFGRLSGAERDLLLRRRLRAGRARLLAAVLGPAGERAGSRPQSPSGDAEGRGEAAVYCWHEAAGEWRELTRLPEGAPARGCGLCVLYNYLFVAGGVAPAGPDGRARPSDQVFCYNPATDRWSTVRPLRQARSQLQLLALDGHLYAVGGECLLSVERYDPRADRWAAVAPLPRGAFAVAHEATTCNGEIYVSGGSLFYRLLKYDPRRNEWQECPCSSSRERSADMVALDGFLYRFDLSGGRGDAQAAGPAGGVSVFRYHCLAKQWSRCASHLRPPGAPSGLQPFRCAALDGSIYCVSRAGTWRFVPPQDGEPGADADPGGSFEPESLGAPLDVRGALFPFVLNLPEKPDKGEEGAA; from the coding sequence ATGGAGAACCCGGTGGCCCCCTGCGTCCTCTACCCGGGGGACGACTGTGGCCGCAGTCCCGAGCCCGGGGGCGCCTTTGCGCAGGGAGCGTGCGGCCAGGCAGGGGCCCGCGGCGGCGCGCCGGAGGCTCCGGGAGAGGGCGGCCTGCAGCCGCCGGATGCGGCCGGGGGGGAGGGCGCCGCGTCCCCGGCGCAGACACCCTGCAGCCTTAGCGCGTCCCTGTGCTTCAGCTCCGGGGACGACTCCCCGCCGCAATCCCGCGCCTCCTCCGTGGAGGGCGCAGCGGCCTCTCCGCCCTCGTGTCGCAACGGCCAGCGGGTGGTGGAGAAGCAGTGGGAGGTCGGCAGCGCGGGTGCCGCCTCTCCCGAGGAGCCCGCGTTCCCGGAAGAACCCGCGTCCCCGGAGGAGCCCGTGCTCCCCGAGGAGTCCGGGGACTCCGCGCCTCTTCCTCCCGGCGTCGGGCCGGCGCACGGGGAGCCCGACCTGGTCATCGAGGTATCCGGCCGCCGGCTGCGGGCGCACAAGGCGGTGCTGGCGGCGCGCAGCGACTACTTCCGCGCGCGCGCGTCGCGGGACGTGCTGCGGGTGACGGGTGTGGGCTGGGCGGCGCTGCGGCTGCTGCTGGCCTACGCGTACAGCGGGCGCATGGCGGGCGTGCGGCCCGACAACGTGGCCGAGGTGGTGGCCGGCGCGCGCCGCCTGCAGTTGCCGTGCGCCGCGCAGCGCGCCACCGACGCCGTGGCGCCGCAGCTGAGCCTGGCCAACTGCCTGGAGGTGCTGAGCGCGGCCAAGCGGCAGCGGCTGGCCGAGCTGCGCGACGCCGCCTACCGCTTCATGAGCGACCACTACTTGGAGGTGCTGCGTGAGCCCGCCGTGTTCGGGCGCCTGTCGGGCGCTGAGCGCGACCTGCTGCTGCGCCGCCGCCTGCGCGCCGGCCGGGCCCGCCTGCTGGCCGCCGTGCTGGGGCCGGCGGGGGAGCGCGCGGGCAGTCGCCCGCAGAGCCCGTCGGGGGACGCGGAGGGCCGCGGCGAAGCCGCCGTCTACTGCTGGCACGAGGCGGCGGGCGAGTGGCGCGAGCTGACGCGGCTGCCCGAGGGCGCGCCGGCGCGGGGCTGCGGCCTGTGCGTGCTCTACAACTACCTCTTCGTGGCCGGCGGCGTGGCGCCCGCGGGCCCCGACGGCCGCGCGCGCCCCTCGGACCAGGTCTTCTGCTACAACCCGGCCACCGACCGCTGGAGCACCGTGCGGCCGCTGCGTCAGGCGCGTTCCCAGCTGCAGCTGCTGGCCCTGGACGGCCACCTGTATGCCGTGGGCGGTGAGTGCCTGCTCAGCGTGGAGCGCTATGACCCACGCGCCGACCGCTGGGCTGCCGTGGCCCCGCTGCCCCGGGGCGCCTTCGCCGTGGCGCATGAGGCCACCACCTGCAACGGCGAGATCTACGTGTCGGGGGGCTCTCTATTCTACCGCCTGCTCAAGTACGATCCGCGGCGCAACGAGTGGCAGGAGTGCCCATGCAGCAGCAGCCGCGAGCGCTCGGCCGACATGGTGGCGCTGGACGGCTTCCTCTACCGCTTCGACCTGAGCGGGGGCCGCGGCGACGCACAGGCGGCGGGGCCAGCGGGCGGGGTCAGCGTGTTCCGCTACCACTGCCTGGCCAAGCAGTGGAGCCGCTGCGCTTCGCACCTGCGGCCCCCGGGCGCGCCGTCCGGCCTGCAGCCCTTCCGCTGCGCGGCGCTGGACGGCAGCATCTACTGCGTGAGCCGCGCGGGCACCTGGCGCTTCGTGCCCCCGCAGGACGGCGAGCCCGGCGCGGACGCGGACCCGGGTGGCAGCTTTGAGCCTGAGTCGCTGGGCGCCCCTTTGGACGTTCGGGGTGCGCTGTTTCCCTTCGTGCTCAACCTGCCCGAGAAACCGGACAAAGGCGAGGAGGGCGCCGCGTAG